The DNA segment ATTAGTTGGCCCGGCGCTTCTGTCCTACACTTTGCTCGCCAAACATTTTGAACTTCCGTACGTTTACGTTTGCGACACAAACTTACGTGACGGGTTGCTTCACGACATGGCGGTCGGCGGCACGTGGACGGCTGATTTCCGCAACCAAACCGTGCGATCTGCAATCTCGCTAGGCCGCAAGTTTGATTTCGATGAAACCCATGCGCGCAACGTCGCCGAACTTTCACGGAAACTGTTCGACCAGCTGCAAGAAGAACACGGTCTGGACAGCCGACATGAAGTGCTGCTGTTCGTGGCAGCATTGCTTCACGAAATTGGAATGATGATCAATGTGCGCAGCAACCATAAGCACGCGCTCTACTTGATCCGGTACAGCGATCTGTTTGGGTTATCGCGCGACGAGTTATTATTGGTTGGATTGGTCGCTCGTTATCATCGTCGCGCAAATCCACAGCCCTCACACGAAGCTTACGGGACGCTGCCTCAACATTCGCGAGTCGTTGTTTCAAAGCTGGCGGCGATCCTTCGACTGGCGATCTCGCTTGACGATACTCGCAGCGGCCGAGTTCGCGAAATCCAATGCGTCATTGAAGCAAAACGACTGGTAATCAGCGTTCCCGGGCTGGATGACGTTTCACTGGAACAAATCGCGATGCGAGAAAACTCGGGACTGTTCCGCGACATCTTTGGATTGCCCGTGATGCTGCGAGCCGGAAGGTTGGAATGAGTCGGCCCGAGTCCGATTTGCCGTTCTTTTTAGGGTGCCCCGTCTGGAACTGTCCCCATTGGGCAGGGCAGATATACCCGCCGCGAACACCACGATCCGATTGGCTGAACTGGTACACGCGGACCTTCAATACGGTCGAAGGGAACAGCACATTCTACGCACTGCCAACGATCGAGACGTCTAAGCGTTGGGCCGACGAAGCCGCAAACGGTTTTCGTTTTTCATTCAAATTTCCACGCACCGTTTCGCACGAATTGGCGCTCCACAAAACCGATCGTGAAGCGGCTGCTTTCTTCGATTGCCTGCGGCCGTTGGCGGACGCGGATCGGCTGGGGCCAACCTTCTTACAACTCGGGCCCTCTTTTGGGCCCGATCGGTTCGACGTGCTGGAACGCTTCCTGCGTCGGTTACCGACCGAGTGGTCATGGGCGTTGGAACTGCGCCACGCCGATTGGTTTGATGAATCCGTTCATGAACGTCGCGTCGATGATTTGCTCCGCTCGATGCAGATCGACAAGGTCTTGTTTGATAGCCGACCGCTCTATCAATCACCTCCCGACGATCACATCGAAGCGGTCTCGCAAACTCGCAAACCGAGGACGCCGATTCGTCAAACCGTGACGGGACGTTCGCCGATGCTGCGGATCGTCGGACGAAATCGCCCCGCGATGGCGGACGCCTTCTTTGATGAGTGGGCGCCAACGGTTGCACAATGGATACGCGATGGGCTTTGTCCGTATGTGTTCACGCATGCCCCCGACGATACGCGAGCCCCCGAGCTCGCCCGTCGTTTCGCAGCTAGGATGGCGATCGAGATGCCAGAGTTAACCTTTGACATTGCGTCGCCTCCGATGCCCCCCCGTCAAATGTCATTACTGGATGAATGATGCGTTTGCCATCAAACTCGTGCGAATCGATCCAAGGTCATTATGAAGTTCCTAGCAATCAGTCAGAAGGTGTTGATCATGACCGGAATCATTCTGCCAGGCCTCATTTTGCCTGGCGACGCATCGGCCGCTGATCCGTACGCGGCGGTTCGAAACAAATTGGTCGATCAACGAATCGCCAACGCCGGTGTGACGAACTCGAGAGTGCTCGATTCGATACGATCAACTCCTCGGCACGAATTTGTGCCTAGCAGCCAACTGCCGCGAGCGTATTTCGATATGGCGCTTCCAATCGGCAGTTCGCAAACGATCAGCAGCCCGTTCATCGTCGCGTCAATGACCGAGGCGCTTGATCCACAGCCCACCGACAAAGTGCTCGAGATTGGAACCGGCAGCGGTTACCAAGCCGCCGTGCTGAGCCCGCTTGTCGAACACGTCTATTCGATCGAGATCGTGGACGAACTTGGACGGCAAGCCGAACGGACGTTGACTAGGTTGGGTTATCCGAACGTGTCTACTCGCATCGGTGACGGATTTCTAGGCTGGCCCGATGCGTCGCCCTTCGACAAAATCATCGTCACGTGCAGCCCTGAATCAGTGCCCAAACCTTTGGTCGAACAACTGCGCGAAGGCGGACAAATGATCATTCCCGTCGGCGAACGTTACCAACAAACGCTGTATCGCATGACCAAAACGGGTGGGGAACTCGTTCGCGAACCACTGCAGCCGACCCTCTTTGTTCCGATGACCGGCGCGGCAGAAGATAGCCGGCAACTGAAACCTGACCCGGCCCACCCGCAAGTCATCAACGGCAACTTCGAATTGGCGGCTGAGGGTGCCCAGAAAGATCTCGAAGACTACATCCCCGGCTGGTATTACGGCCGACAAGTTGCCCGCGTCGAGATGTCCGCGCCGGCAAATTCCCAGGTCAATTCACAAGCTGCTCCCGACAATGAAGGCGGAAAGGCGTTCGCTCGCTTCACCAACGAAACACCCGGCCTAAGTTCGCACCTGCTGCAGGGAATCGCGATCGACGGCCAAGAAGTCACCATGATTCGGTTGAGTGGAAGGTGCCGCACCGAAAATGTCGCGATTGGCCCAGCCAAAGAAGCCCTGCCGGCGGTCGCAATCAGTTTTTACGACAAATTACGGCAAGACCTAGGCACCTTTTCAATCGGCCCCTTCCGAGGATCCCGGTCCTGGCGCTCCAGCAGCCGGCTGGTCCGCGTGCCTCCGCAAACCAAGGAAGCGATTCTGCGGATCGGCTTGTTCGGCGCAACGGGCACCGCAGACTTTGACGATGTCCAGATCGAAAAGATCGACTAAGCCAAGAACCCAAACGACCAGGCCCTCGCAGGCACCCCACTCATCCGAAACCTCCCCAGCCCTAAAATCCGCCAAGGCAGCTTGCCTATAACATCCAGTTCGTTATCCTTTGATTCGGCACCGGTCTCGACCACGGGGGGGACGGAGTGCCCTGGCGTACCCCATCAATAAGAAACAGCAGGAGAATTGGTGCGAATATGAAGTGTTCACAAATTTTATCGGTCGCTGCGGCGGCCGCGATCACTCTCGG comes from the Rubripirellula reticaptiva genome and includes:
- a CDS encoding DUF72 domain-containing protein, whose amino-acid sequence is MSRPESDLPFFLGCPVWNCPHWAGQIYPPRTPRSDWLNWYTRTFNTVEGNSTFYALPTIETSKRWADEAANGFRFSFKFPRTVSHELALHKTDREAAAFFDCLRPLADADRLGPTFLQLGPSFGPDRFDVLERFLRRLPTEWSWALELRHADWFDESVHERRVDDLLRSMQIDKVLFDSRPLYQSPPDDHIEAVSQTRKPRTPIRQTVTGRSPMLRIVGRNRPAMADAFFDEWAPTVAQWIRDGLCPYVFTHAPDDTRAPELARRFAARMAIEMPELTFDIASPPMPPRQMSLLDE
- a CDS encoding protein-L-isoaspartate(D-aspartate) O-methyltransferase, producing MKFLAISQKVLIMTGIILPGLILPGDASAADPYAAVRNKLVDQRIANAGVTNSRVLDSIRSTPRHEFVPSSQLPRAYFDMALPIGSSQTISSPFIVASMTEALDPQPTDKVLEIGTGSGYQAAVLSPLVEHVYSIEIVDELGRQAERTLTRLGYPNVSTRIGDGFLGWPDASPFDKIIVTCSPESVPKPLVEQLREGGQMIIPVGERYQQTLYRMTKTGGELVREPLQPTLFVPMTGAAEDSRQLKPDPAHPQVINGNFELAAEGAQKDLEDYIPGWYYGRQVARVEMSAPANSQVNSQAAPDNEGGKAFARFTNETPGLSSHLLQGIAIDGQEVTMIRLSGRCRTENVAIGPAKEALPAVAISFYDKLRQDLGTFSIGPFRGSRSWRSSSRLVRVPPQTKEAILRIGLFGATGTADFDDVQIEKID